One Nitrospira sp. genomic region harbors:
- a CDS encoding TrkA C-terminal domain-containing protein has translation MLSFELLARLRKELFLTGSALYETIVAIAERVNRKVHVLRLHGQATTILNQTHAIHRQIGRRIAELGAKPSGTMPSAAPATLPTLEDTIRTASDRIKGQQVALQQIERHIRDLKIELAHEDLLTMQRELGLRDATIERVVVARGAPVIGHPIGEFDLPSTTRIVAVFRGPFLLPLSDSMTLRPDDIVILVGLRHDLVHWLPHFQRPAASKSA, from the coding sequence ATGCTGTCTTTTGAGCTGCTAGCTCGCCTTCGCAAAGAACTGTTCCTCACCGGCAGCGCACTTTACGAGACGATTGTCGCCATCGCGGAACGCGTCAACCGCAAGGTCCATGTCCTGCGTCTCCATGGTCAGGCCACCACGATTCTCAATCAGACTCACGCCATTCATCGACAGATCGGTCGCCGCATCGCAGAGCTGGGAGCCAAACCCTCCGGCACCATGCCGTCGGCCGCTCCCGCCACTCTTCCGACCCTGGAAGACACTATCCGCACAGCCTCCGATCGCATCAAGGGGCAACAGGTCGCCTTACAACAGATCGAGCGGCATATCCGTGACCTGAAGATCGAACTGGCCCACGAGGACCTGCTGACCATGCAACGTGAACTGGGTCTGCGTGACGCGACCATCGAACGCGTGGTCGTCGCCCGTGGCGCCCCGGTCATCGGCCATCCGATCGGCGAATTCGACCTGCCGTCGACGACCCGCATCGTCGCGGTGTTTCGAGGTCCATTCCTGCTTCCGCTGTCTGATTCCATGACCCTCCGGCCCGACGACATCGTCATTCTGGTCGGCCTCCGCCACGACCTGGTTCATTGGCTCCCGCATTTTCAGCGGCCGGCTGCATCGAAATCTGCCTAG
- a CDS encoding Do family serine endopeptidase yields MKTLTSLTSALILGLSFSWWLTGPSAITLAATDIASPPRKESPGLRMLEELQTVITDLAEEAKPSVVSIFPIQTLGKSRDGSGERVPNSTGSGSGVIVDPNGHIITNNHVVGDATEVEVRLSDKTKLFAQVVGKDPDTDLAVIKVTTDHPLPAARFGDSTGVKVGQWVLAVGNPFGLDRTVTLGVVSGIGRENINLSRYENFIQTDASINPGNSGGPLFNLRGDVIGINTAIINFAQGIGFAIPSNMAKQVMNQLISKGKVVRAWLGVGLQPLTPDLASKFGVDENEGVLVNEVFERDPAALAGIKPGDVITKVDGALVDTPNKLSRLVAALDPGSSTRVEVVRDGKRLTLNVALSERRDAVVTASLPQSRTDLKLGIDVQDLTAGLAEKFRLNESRGVLISKVEAGSLAQAEGLREGDLVKEVNRVDTGTVGEFTVAVSKVKRGDTILLRVLREGRAFYVVLKPADR; encoded by the coding sequence ATGAAGACACTGACCTCCCTCACCTCAGCACTCATTCTCGGCCTTAGTTTCTCCTGGTGGCTGACGGGCCCTTCAGCGATCACACTGGCCGCGACCGACATCGCATCCCCCCCACGGAAGGAGTCGCCGGGGCTACGCATGCTCGAAGAACTCCAAACCGTGATCACAGACTTGGCTGAGGAGGCCAAACCCTCCGTCGTGAGCATTTTCCCGATCCAAACCCTGGGCAAGTCGCGCGACGGATCCGGCGAGCGGGTCCCCAACTCCACCGGCTCCGGTTCCGGCGTCATCGTCGATCCCAACGGCCACATTATTACGAATAACCATGTGGTGGGTGATGCCACGGAAGTCGAGGTTCGCCTTTCCGACAAGACGAAATTGTTCGCGCAAGTCGTCGGTAAGGATCCGGATACCGATCTGGCCGTTATCAAAGTGACAACCGACCACCCCCTCCCCGCCGCCCGTTTCGGTGACTCCACTGGAGTGAAGGTCGGTCAATGGGTACTGGCTGTCGGAAATCCATTCGGTTTGGATCGAACGGTCACACTCGGCGTGGTCAGCGGCATCGGTCGGGAAAACATCAATCTCTCACGGTATGAAAACTTCATCCAAACCGACGCCTCCATCAATCCGGGGAATTCCGGCGGGCCGCTCTTCAACCTGCGGGGAGACGTGATCGGCATCAACACAGCGATCATCAACTTTGCCCAGGGAATCGGATTTGCGATTCCCTCCAACATGGCCAAGCAGGTGATGAACCAACTCATCTCGAAGGGAAAGGTCGTGCGGGCCTGGCTGGGCGTTGGCCTGCAACCGCTGACACCGGACTTGGCCAGCAAGTTCGGCGTCGATGAGAACGAAGGGGTCCTGGTGAATGAAGTGTTCGAACGGGACCCGGCCGCGCTGGCCGGCATCAAGCCGGGCGATGTGATCACCAAAGTCGACGGCGCGCTCGTCGATACCCCGAATAAACTGTCCCGTCTGGTGGCCGCATTAGACCCCGGCTCCTCCACGCGCGTGGAAGTCGTGCGGGACGGCAAACGCCTCACCCTCAATGTTGCCCTGAGCGAACGCCGGGATGCGGTGGTTACGGCCTCCCTCCCTCAGAGCAGAACGGACTTGAAGTTGGGCATCGACGTGCAAGACCTGACCGCGGGTCTGGCGGAGAAGTTTCGACTGAACGAGAGCAGAGGCGTGCTGATCTCAAAAGTGGAAGCAGGAAGTCTGGCCCAGGCCGAGGGGTTGCGGGAAGGCGATCTGGTCAAGGAAGTCAACCGTGTCGATACAGGCACGGTCGGAGAGTTCACCGTCGCCGTCTCCAAAGTTAAACGCGGCGACACGATTCTCTTGCGCGTCCTGCGTGAGGGGCGGGCCTTCTACGTCGTGCTGAAGCCCGCCGATCGGTAA
- a CDS encoding elongation factor G codes for MNVPLTESIRNVAVVSHAGSGKTSLVEALAYCAGSLPAPGSVFAGTTVSDFEPEEIHHRTSLSTAVLRCSYQDRVLNLLDTPGSPSFIGETRSALRAADGVIVVVSAATGVRSALQRLWSMIRDSGLPCVVFVNDLDKDGTAFDSTVEALTKELEMTAVPLILPMGNGVQLGDIVDLLQNRVVTSRPDRPQSQQGPVPPEWHERVDQARRRVMELVAEGDEALLERYLTDGALTEEALLKGLQTGVQCGSLVPIVGGSAIRHIGVHTLLQSLVDLLPSPAGRAHVAPLQGIGLIEGGEPISRSPVPTEPFSGLIFKTLIDPFIGRLSYIRVYSGTLEADTAIYNSTRQVRERGGHLFSIFGKKYMPITRATAGEIVAIGKLKDTVTGDTLCDEHAPIRYPGIPFPRPVVSFAIEPKSKTDIEKVSLGLHKLIEEDPSLEFVRHIETKEMVLSGMGQLHIDVALEKLHRKYGADVMVHAPKIPYRETIRSVAQAQGKYKKQTGGHGQYGDCWLEVGPLPRGQGFEFENKIVGGAIPRNFVPAVEKGVVEALHEGPLAGYPAVDVRVTVYDGSYHVVDSSELAFKIAGSMGVKKALEAAHPILLEPLMTVEVEVPAECVGTVLGDLNARRGRILMVEANGHIEIVKALVPQAEMLNYAASLNSMTGGQGSYAMEYAHYEEVPRELAGRIIEEHKMERHGAVAH; via the coding sequence ATGAACGTTCCCCTCACCGAATCCATCAGGAATGTGGCTGTGGTATCGCATGCGGGATCGGGCAAAACCTCATTAGTCGAAGCGCTGGCCTACTGTGCGGGTAGTCTCCCCGCTCCCGGCTCTGTCTTCGCCGGAACCACGGTGTCGGATTTTGAACCGGAAGAAATCCACCACCGAACCTCTCTCAGCACCGCCGTTCTTCGTTGCTCCTATCAGGATCGAGTGCTCAATCTTCTGGATACCCCGGGCTCGCCCAGCTTCATTGGTGAGACGCGATCGGCACTGCGTGCGGCAGACGGCGTGATAGTGGTCGTGAGTGCGGCAACAGGCGTGCGCAGCGCCCTCCAGCGGCTCTGGTCGATGATCCGTGATTCCGGGTTGCCCTGTGTCGTGTTCGTCAACGATCTGGACAAGGACGGCACGGCGTTCGACAGCACGGTGGAAGCTCTGACCAAGGAATTGGAGATGACTGCTGTTCCGCTGATCCTGCCGATGGGCAACGGTGTGCAACTGGGCGACATCGTGGATCTGCTGCAGAATCGTGTGGTGACGTCGCGTCCCGACCGTCCGCAATCGCAACAGGGGCCGGTGCCGCCTGAGTGGCATGAGCGGGTCGATCAAGCCAGACGTCGCGTGATGGAGCTCGTGGCAGAGGGGGACGAGGCGTTGCTCGAACGCTATTTGACCGACGGCGCCTTGACGGAGGAGGCCTTACTGAAGGGACTGCAGACCGGAGTTCAATGCGGGTCGCTGGTACCCATTGTCGGAGGATCCGCCATTCGACACATCGGTGTGCATACGCTCTTGCAGAGTCTCGTTGATCTATTGCCCTCACCGGCCGGTCGGGCTCACGTCGCGCCCTTGCAGGGGATAGGTCTGATTGAGGGGGGAGAGCCGATCAGCAGGAGTCCGGTGCCCACTGAGCCGTTCTCAGGCCTCATATTCAAGACCCTCATCGATCCCTTCATCGGTCGTCTTTCTTACATTCGGGTGTATTCGGGAACCTTAGAGGCGGATACCGCTATCTACAATTCCACGCGGCAGGTCAGAGAGCGAGGCGGGCACCTGTTCTCAATTTTCGGCAAAAAATACATGCCGATCACGCGTGCGACGGCCGGCGAGATCGTGGCGATCGGCAAGCTGAAGGATACGGTGACGGGGGATACGCTCTGTGATGAGCATGCTCCGATCCGATATCCCGGGATTCCATTTCCCAGGCCGGTGGTGTCGTTTGCGATCGAGCCGAAATCGAAGACGGATATCGAAAAGGTGAGCCTGGGGCTGCATAAGTTGATCGAGGAGGATCCGAGCCTGGAGTTCGTGCGGCATATCGAGACGAAGGAGATGGTCCTGAGCGGCATGGGCCAATTACACATCGATGTCGCGTTGGAAAAACTGCACCGCAAATACGGCGCGGACGTGATGGTGCACGCGCCGAAAATTCCTTATCGGGAAACGATCCGCAGCGTGGCTCAGGCACAGGGGAAGTATAAGAAGCAGACCGGCGGGCATGGCCAGTATGGTGATTGTTGGTTGGAAGTCGGTCCGTTGCCGCGCGGCCAGGGGTTCGAGTTCGAGAATAAAATCGTCGGCGGCGCGATTCCGCGCAATTTCGTGCCGGCGGTCGAAAAGGGTGTCGTGGAGGCACTGCATGAAGGGCCGCTTGCCGGGTATCCTGCCGTCGATGTGCGGGTGACCGTCTACGATGGCTCCTACCATGTGGTGGATTCATCCGAGTTGGCCTTCAAAATCGCCGGGTCGATGGGAGTGAAAAAAGCGCTGGAAGCGGCCCACCCGATCTTGCTGGAGCCGCTGATGACGGTTGAAGTCGAGGTGCCCGCCGAATGTGTGGGGACGGTCCTTGGCGACCTCAATGCGAGACGGGGCCGGATCCTCATGGTCGAAGCGAACGGTCATATTGAAATCGTCAAGGCCCTGGTGCCGCAAGCCGAGATGCTCAATTATGCTGCGTCATTAAATTCAATGACGGGAGGGCAGGGGAGCTACGCGATGGAATATGCGCACTACGAAGAGGTGCCACGCGAGTTGGCCGGCCGGATCATTGAGGAACACAAGATGGAGCGCCACGGGGCCGTGGCGCATTGA
- the radC gene encoding DNA repair protein RadC produces MTPKKTGRGIGKWPETERPRERLLREGAESLSDAQLLAILLRVGRQEASAVKVGMEVLDRVGGIFGLLHCSAEELCAIPGVGPAKAAQLKAAVEVGKRAVSAPLTTGTRISSSADLFQHYHARLRDLRHEIFAVVLLDAKNQVIRDVTISEGSLTLSIVHPREVFIPAMRASAAGVIFLHNHPSGDPTPSQEDRVLTARLVSAGSLLGIQVLDHLIVGDGRYVSFADQGWLNGEGVRA; encoded by the coding sequence ATGACACCCAAAAAAACAGGGCGCGGGATCGGAAAGTGGCCTGAGACTGAACGTCCACGTGAACGTTTGCTCCGCGAGGGGGCCGAAAGCCTCTCGGATGCGCAATTGCTGGCCATTCTGTTGCGCGTGGGACGTCAGGAAGCCTCCGCTGTCAAAGTCGGCATGGAGGTGCTTGATCGTGTCGGAGGCATCTTCGGTCTCCTACATTGCAGTGCCGAGGAGCTTTGCGCCATTCCTGGAGTGGGGCCTGCCAAGGCCGCGCAGTTGAAGGCGGCCGTAGAAGTCGGGAAACGCGCGGTGTCTGCGCCGCTCACGACCGGGACGCGCATCAGCTCGAGCGCCGACCTGTTTCAGCATTACCACGCACGGTTGCGGGATTTACGGCACGAGATTTTCGCCGTGGTGCTGCTGGACGCCAAGAACCAAGTCATCCGCGACGTGACGATTTCTGAAGGCAGTCTGACCTTGAGTATCGTGCACCCGAGGGAAGTCTTTATTCCCGCCATGCGTGCGTCTGCAGCCGGAGTCATTTTCCTCCACAATCATCCCAGCGGGGATCCCACGCCGAGCCAGGAAGACCGGGTGTTGACGGCCAGGCTGGTGTCTGCCGGTTCTCTCCTCGGAATTCAAGTTCTGGATCACCTCATTGTGGGGGACGGCCGGTATGTCAGTTTTGCCGACCAGGGGTGGCTGAACGGGGAAGGCGTGAGGGCATGA
- the rsmD gene encoding 16S rRNA (guanine(966)-N(2))-methyltransferase RsmD → MRVIAGLHRGRRLLGPRGQAIRPTSDRVKEALFSILGERTTGARVLDLYAGTGSIGIEALSRGAAHVTFVEADRQALRLVNSNLEQCGLQQSANVCACQVSQFFRRATEWSGPYDIVFCDPPYQLTPELIAMAQEWSAGWLADDAVVVIEHGKKAEIPQTLGLLSQVKRYDYGDTALTRFHVTAKAAQPQ, encoded by the coding sequence ATGCGCGTCATCGCAGGGCTTCATCGGGGCCGACGGTTGCTTGGTCCCAGAGGACAGGCGATTCGACCGACGTCCGACCGAGTGAAAGAGGCCCTCTTTTCGATCCTTGGCGAACGGACCACGGGAGCTCGTGTGCTCGACCTCTATGCCGGTACCGGCTCGATCGGAATTGAAGCGCTGAGCCGCGGAGCGGCCCACGTGACCTTTGTGGAAGCCGATCGTCAGGCCCTGCGCCTGGTCAACTCGAACCTTGAGCAATGCGGCCTGCAGCAATCCGCCAATGTCTGCGCCTGCCAGGTCAGCCAGTTTTTCCGTCGGGCAACCGAATGGTCGGGCCCCTACGACATTGTGTTCTGTGATCCACCCTACCAGTTGACCCCCGAACTGATCGCAATGGCCCAGGAGTGGAGCGCCGGATGGCTGGCCGACGACGCCGTGGTGGTCATCGAGCACGGGAAGAAAGCGGAGATCCCGCAGACCCTTGGCCTGCTCTCGCAGGTCAAACGATACGACTACGGCGACACCGCGCTCACACGATTTCACGTGACAGCGAAGGCAGCCCAACCACAATGA
- the coaD gene encoding pantetheine-phosphate adenylyltransferase: MKIAVYPGTFDPITHGHSDIIRRGFRMFEKMIVAIAPNPSKHPLFSAKERLEMVRLVTKDLPNLEVTTFEGLLVDFVRSSGAHAILRGLRAISDFEHEFQMALVNRKLAETVETVFLMPSEEYSYLSSTIIKDVASHGGSLKDFVHPEVARRIQERIRSFKG; the protein is encoded by the coding sequence ATGAAGATCGCCGTCTATCCCGGCACATTCGATCCGATCACGCACGGACACAGCGACATCATCCGGCGCGGATTCCGCATGTTCGAGAAGATGATCGTGGCGATCGCACCCAACCCGTCCAAACATCCGCTGTTCAGTGCGAAGGAACGACTGGAGATGGTTCGCCTCGTCACGAAGGATCTCCCGAACCTGGAGGTGACGACCTTCGAAGGGCTCCTCGTGGATTTTGTGCGGAGCAGCGGCGCCCATGCTATTCTGCGAGGGCTGCGGGCGATTTCGGATTTCGAACACGAGTTTCAAATGGCACTCGTCAATCGCAAGCTGGCGGAGACCGTCGAAACGGTCTTCCTGATGCCCAGTGAGGAATATTCCTATTTGTCTTCCACCATCATCAAGGATGTCGCCAGCCACGGCGGATCACTCAAGGATTTTGTGCATCCCGAAGTGGCTCGGAGGATCCAAGAACGAATTCGGAGTTTCAAAGGATGA
- a CDS encoding pyridoxal phosphate-dependent aminotransferase — MKLAARVGRIVPSPTLSITATAKSMAAQGIDVIDFASGEPDFDTPEPVKAAAEAAIRAGFTKYTPSSGIDELRGAIADKLKEEQGLQYDKSQILVSCGAKHSLYNLAEALLEAGDELIIPVPFWVSYQDQTLLNDATPVLLQTREEDGYTISQEALEAVITPRTKAIIVNSPCNPTGATYDRKTLEGIAAVALRHDLVIISDEIYEKVLYDGTQHISIATLSQEVAARTVVINGVSKAYAMTGWRIGYAAGPKPLLTAMANIQSQSTSNPCSISQKAAVAALRLGNPFTKTMVTEFDRRRRVMVERLNKMPGVACRMPTGAFYAFPNVSGLLAKRWKDQPIGSAANLATYLLNEAQVAVVPGEPFGSDVHIRLSYATAMEAIERGLTRIDAALRRLS; from the coding sequence ATGAAACTTGCAGCCCGTGTCGGACGGATTGTCCCCTCTCCCACACTCAGCATTACCGCCACCGCCAAGTCGATGGCGGCCCAAGGGATCGATGTCATCGATTTCGCGTCCGGAGAACCGGACTTCGATACACCCGAACCCGTGAAGGCCGCGGCAGAAGCCGCGATTCGCGCCGGCTTCACGAAGTATACGCCGTCGTCGGGCATCGATGAATTGCGCGGAGCGATCGCGGATAAGTTGAAGGAGGAGCAAGGCCTCCAGTACGACAAGTCCCAGATCCTCGTCTCCTGCGGCGCCAAACATTCACTTTACAACCTGGCGGAGGCCCTGCTTGAAGCCGGCGATGAACTAATCATCCCCGTTCCCTTCTGGGTCTCCTATCAGGACCAGACCCTGCTCAACGACGCCACGCCCGTCCTGCTCCAGACGCGGGAGGAGGACGGGTATACGATCAGCCAGGAAGCGCTGGAAGCCGTCATCACGCCACGGACCAAAGCCATCATTGTCAACAGTCCCTGTAACCCGACCGGCGCCACCTACGATCGGAAAACCCTCGAAGGTATTGCGGCCGTAGCCCTACGCCACGACCTGGTGATCATCTCGGACGAGATCTACGAGAAAGTGCTCTACGACGGCACCCAGCACATCAGCATTGCGACCTTGAGCCAGGAAGTGGCGGCTCGAACCGTCGTCATCAACGGGGTCTCAAAAGCCTACGCCATGACCGGCTGGCGCATCGGGTACGCCGCGGGACCCAAGCCTTTGCTGACGGCCATGGCGAATATTCAAAGCCAGAGCACCTCGAACCCCTGTTCGATTTCGCAAAAGGCTGCGGTGGCCGCGCTTCGCCTTGGAAATCCCTTTACCAAAACCATGGTGACGGAATTCGACCGTCGCCGACGCGTGATGGTCGAGCGTCTCAACAAGATGCCCGGCGTGGCCTGCCGCATGCCCACGGGAGCGTTTTATGCCTTCCCGAATGTGAGCGGCCTGCTGGCCAAGCGCTGGAAGGATCAGCCCATCGGCTCCGCAGCGAACCTGGCGACCTATCTACTCAATGAAGCCCAGGTGGCGGTGGTGCCCGGTGAACCGTTCGGCAGCGACGTCCACATTCGGCTGTCCTATGCGACCGCCATGGAAGCGATCGAGCGAGGACTGACCCGTATCGATGCGGCGCTCCGCCGGTTGTCCTAA
- a CDS encoding threonylcarbamoyl-AMP synthase yields MALVLPFTDTTCDRVLPDVRRVLDAHGVIALPTETYYGLAVSPTDTAALQRLMELKGRPADKPILVLIGSPDQLPQLVRSVPPAAALLMELFWPGPLTIVFPAAPDLPALLTAGTGTIGVRQSPLLQLQHLLQGTGPLTGTSANRSSEPPLDDAVAVQRTLGAGVELILDGGRTPGGLPSTMVDARDRPHLLRAGALSTDLIRAALARQGFELSS; encoded by the coding sequence ATGGCTCTGGTCCTTCCCTTTACCGACACCACCTGCGATCGCGTTCTGCCTGATGTCCGGCGGGTGCTGGATGCGCATGGCGTCATCGCGCTGCCCACCGAAACGTATTACGGTTTGGCGGTCAGCCCGACGGATACAGCGGCGCTGCAGCGATTGATGGAATTGAAAGGTCGGCCGGCGGATAAGCCGATCTTAGTGCTCATCGGAAGTCCGGACCAATTGCCTCAGTTGGTGCGTTCCGTTCCTCCCGCCGCCGCCCTTCTCATGGAACTGTTCTGGCCCGGGCCGTTGACGATCGTGTTTCCGGCGGCGCCTGACTTGCCGGCGCTGTTGACCGCGGGGACCGGAACGATCGGGGTGCGGCAGTCTCCGTTGCTCCAGCTTCAGCATTTGTTGCAGGGTACAGGACCACTGACCGGGACCAGCGCCAATCGTTCTTCAGAACCCCCGCTCGACGACGCCGTGGCCGTGCAGCGCACATTGGGAGCAGGGGTGGAGCTCATTCTGGATGGAGGGCGCACGCCGGGAGGGCTGCCGTCCACCATGGTGGACGCGCGAGACCGCCCGCATCTGCTTCGAGCCGGGGCCCTTTCCACGGATCTCATTCGCGCAGCGCTGGCGCGGCAGGGATTCGAACTTTCATCATGA
- the purD gene encoding phosphoribosylamine--glycine ligase: MKILVVGGGGREHAMVWKIAQSPRKPEIFCAPGNAGIDGLATCVPIKADDIEGLKAFALKEQIDLTVVGPEAPLALGIADEFRKARLKIFGPTKAAARLESSKSFSKDIMGANRIPTAAARSFERMDQALAYLDEQPVPIVVKADGLAQGKGVVVATTREEAKQAVRDAMEKSLFGQAGHRVLIEEFLDGEELTLMAFTDGKTVVPMVPAQDHKRVGDGDSGPNTGGMGAYAPAPIATAALREQVTRQVLQPTVDALARLGCPFQGVLYAGLMVVKGIPYVLEFNARMGDPETEVVLPLLKTDLVEVMEAVVEHRLDELTVEWHPETAVCVVMTSPGYPGSYPTGLPIQGLPAPSDESRVAVFHAGTKRESGRVVTAGGRVLAVTAWGPSLLDARAQVYQAVPSILFEGRHYRTDIAHRALPHKI, from the coding sequence GTGAAGATTCTTGTTGTCGGTGGCGGTGGTCGGGAACATGCCATGGTGTGGAAGATCGCCCAAAGTCCGCGGAAGCCGGAAATTTTCTGTGCACCGGGGAATGCCGGCATCGACGGTCTCGCCACCTGTGTCCCGATCAAGGCCGACGATATCGAGGGTCTCAAGGCGTTTGCGCTCAAGGAGCAGATCGATCTCACCGTAGTCGGCCCGGAAGCGCCGTTGGCGTTGGGCATTGCGGATGAATTCCGCAAGGCACGACTGAAAATCTTCGGTCCGACCAAGGCCGCCGCTCGCCTGGAATCCAGCAAGAGTTTCTCCAAAGACATCATGGGCGCCAATCGAATCCCCACCGCGGCTGCACGCAGCTTTGAGCGTATGGACCAGGCGTTGGCCTATCTGGACGAGCAGCCGGTTCCGATCGTCGTGAAGGCCGACGGACTCGCGCAGGGCAAAGGGGTGGTCGTGGCCACGACGCGCGAGGAGGCCAAGCAGGCGGTTCGCGATGCCATGGAAAAGTCCCTGTTCGGCCAGGCCGGACATCGTGTGTTGATCGAAGAGTTTCTGGACGGCGAAGAGTTGACGCTCATGGCCTTCACCGACGGGAAAACCGTGGTCCCCATGGTGCCGGCTCAGGACCACAAACGAGTGGGAGATGGGGACAGCGGACCCAATACCGGCGGCATGGGCGCCTATGCCCCGGCGCCGATCGCCACGGCCGCGCTTCGTGAACAGGTGACGCGTCAGGTGCTGCAGCCGACGGTGGATGCACTGGCCCGTCTGGGTTGCCCCTTTCAAGGAGTGCTCTACGCTGGCCTCATGGTCGTGAAGGGAATCCCGTATGTGCTGGAGTTCAATGCGCGCATGGGGGATCCTGAAACGGAAGTGGTGCTGCCGCTCCTGAAAACCGATCTTGTCGAGGTGATGGAGGCGGTGGTCGAGCACCGTCTGGATGAATTGACGGTGGAATGGCATCCGGAGACGGCCGTGTGCGTCGTGATGACCTCGCCGGGTTATCCCGGTTCCTATCCGACCGGCCTTCCCATTCAAGGGCTGCCTGCTCCATCCGATGAATCACGGGTCGCGGTGTTCCACGCCGGCACGAAACGGGAGTCGGGGCGTGTGGTGACCGCGGGCGGACGAGTTCTGGCGGTCACTGCCTGGGGGCCGTCGTTGCTCGATGCACGGGCGCAGGTGTATCAAGCCGTGCCTTCGATTTTATTTGAAGGCCGCCATTATCGAACCGATATCGCGCATCGGGCCTTGCCGCACAAGATCTGA
- the purH gene encoding bifunctional phosphoribosylaminoimidazolecarboxamide formyltransferase/IMP cyclohydrolase, whose protein sequence is MASIARALISVSDKTGVVEMAKGLAALGAEVLSTGGTAKALREAGVAVTDVAAYTGSPEILDGRVKTLHPKIHGGLLGRRRVPDHVAQMQQHGIGNIDVVVVNLYPFESTIAKPNCPFEEAIENIDIGGPSMLRSAAKNHEDVLVLVDPADYGRVLEALKSGSVTPALRRELAMKVFQHTARYDSLIAGYLEKQVQGSEVKFPAILSLQFERVETLRYGENPHQQGAFYREMNAKEPAVSRGKILHGKAMSYNNFLDSNSALELVKEFDQTAVAIIKHNNPCGCALGATPVEAYVKARATDPVSAFGGVIAFNRPVDLAAAKEITSTFVEVVIAPGFAEDALAELKRKKDIRLLDVGPLSKATAEGYDLKKLVGGLIVQDRDLGTIKDIKALAVPTSRKPTEEEYAACAFAWVVCKHVKSNAIIYGRPGEIVGIGAGQMSRVDSVKLAVMKAQSPVKGCVMASDAFFPFRDGIDAAAEAGITCVIQPGGSIRDPEVTKAVDEHGMAMILTGMRHFRH, encoded by the coding sequence ATGGCCAGCATTGCGCGGGCACTGATCAGTGTTTCTGATAAGACCGGAGTCGTCGAGATGGCGAAGGGGCTGGCGGCCCTGGGCGCCGAAGTATTGTCCACCGGTGGAACCGCGAAAGCCTTGCGTGAGGCCGGCGTGGCTGTCACCGACGTGGCCGCCTATACGGGATCGCCGGAGATCCTGGACGGGCGCGTGAAAACATTGCACCCGAAAATTCATGGCGGACTCCTCGGCCGCCGTCGTGTGCCCGATCATGTGGCGCAGATGCAGCAGCACGGCATCGGCAACATCGATGTGGTGGTGGTCAATCTCTATCCCTTCGAGTCGACGATCGCGAAGCCCAATTGTCCGTTCGAAGAGGCCATCGAAAATATCGATATCGGCGGGCCGTCGATGTTGCGATCCGCCGCAAAGAATCATGAAGACGTGTTGGTGCTGGTCGATCCCGCCGACTACGGCCGGGTGCTGGAGGCGCTGAAGTCCGGTTCCGTGACGCCCGCGCTGCGACGCGAATTGGCCATGAAGGTGTTTCAGCACACGGCCCGGTACGACAGTCTGATCGCCGGGTATCTTGAAAAGCAGGTCCAGGGGAGCGAGGTGAAATTCCCCGCCATCCTCTCGCTGCAGTTCGAGCGGGTGGAAACACTGCGTTATGGAGAAAATCCGCATCAGCAAGGGGCCTTCTATCGTGAAATGAATGCCAAGGAACCCGCCGTGTCGCGCGGGAAAATCCTGCACGGCAAGGCCATGTCCTACAATAACTTCCTCGACTCCAATTCGGCGCTTGAGCTGGTGAAAGAGTTCGATCAGACCGCTGTGGCGATCATTAAGCACAACAATCCCTGCGGCTGCGCGCTCGGCGCGACGCCGGTGGAAGCCTATGTGAAAGCGCGCGCGACCGACCCCGTGTCGGCATTCGGCGGCGTGATTGCGTTCAACCGTCCCGTGGATCTGGCTGCGGCCAAGGAAATCACCTCGACCTTCGTGGAGGTGGTCATCGCGCCAGGCTTCGCTGAGGACGCGCTGGCTGAACTCAAGCGCAAGAAGGACATCCGCCTCCTGGACGTGGGACCGCTGAGCAAGGCGACTGCGGAAGGATATGACCTCAAGAAGCTGGTCGGTGGATTGATCGTGCAGGATCGCGATCTGGGGACGATCAAGGACATCAAGGCACTGGCGGTTCCGACCTCGCGCAAGCCGACCGAAGAAGAATATGCGGCCTGTGCGTTTGCCTGGGTGGTCTGTAAACATGTGAAGTCGAACGCCATCATCTACGGGCGGCCGGGCGAAATCGTCGGAATCGGGGCCGGACAAATGAGCCGGGTGGACTCGGTGAAACTGGCCGTCATGAAAGCCCAGTCGCCTGTGAAGGGCTGCGTGATGGCATCCGATGCATTTTTCCCGTTCCGTGACGGCATTGATGCGGCGGCGGAAGCCGGCATTACCTGTGTGATTCAGCCGGGCGGTTCAATCCGCGATCCTGAAGTGACGAAGGCTGTGGACGAACACGGGATGGCGATGATACTGACCGGTATGCGCCACTTCCGCCACTAA